One genomic window of Desulfuromonas sp. AOP6 includes the following:
- a CDS encoding endonuclease/exonuclease/phosphatase family protein — translation MIQIDGFSQPQLERALDRGELPFLRRLIQREHYQVHAHYSGLPSTTPAVQAELFYGVKGAVPAFSFRDHKTRQIVRMYEPDAAAGVEALHTSDGIEALLKGGSAYADIYTGGAAETHFCPSSMGWGPTLRAANPLVILTFLLVNITSFLRVGVLFLLEWGLSFIDFVRGLVSGHDFMKELKFIPTRVGISILLRELCVIGGKIDISRGLPIIHINFLGYDEQSHRRGPRSLFAHWTLKGIDDAVARLWRAANHSAWRHYDVWVYSDHGQARVRPYHQVQGYPLGEAVRAAFGVLNASTPEIDSEGASSVQTQRVRFLGGNKIQRLFSVLGIHGDESDEQEPAVTALGPVAHVYTPRKLTGDESALVARELARTHKVPLVLTMEAPGRWCARAEEAEYRFPQDCEALFGAKHPFIDSLGEDLLRLCEHPDAGDFVLLGWREGITPITFAEENGGHAGATPEETNGFALLPIDAPLAERQHAYLRPTDLRKAAFQHLQKPERKPVAAPELGVATTTDTLRVMTYNVHSCIGMDGKIDAERIARVIARARPDVVALQELDVGRSRTAGMDQAHLIAHYLEMEFHFHPALHIEEERYGDAILTHLPQRLVKAGPLPGLADKPHLEPRGALWVAIELNGMEIQVINTHLGLHPRERMEQVMALLGGDWLAHEQCREPVILCGDFNALPSSAVCRRLAGRLKDVQIEAPSHRPRGTYSGRFPAVRIDHIFTSPGLEVTGIEVPSSELARSASDHLPLIAEMRYSGSTMF, via the coding sequence ATGATTCAGATCGATGGATTTTCTCAACCACAGTTAGAACGCGCCCTGGATCGCGGCGAGCTGCCTTTTTTACGGCGACTGATCCAGCGTGAACACTACCAGGTTCATGCCCACTATTCCGGCTTGCCGTCGACGACACCCGCGGTTCAGGCTGAACTTTTTTATGGCGTCAAAGGTGCGGTCCCCGCATTCTCTTTCAGGGACCATAAAACGCGCCAAATCGTGCGGATGTACGAGCCGGACGCCGCGGCAGGTGTGGAGGCGCTGCATACAAGCGATGGGATTGAGGCGCTGCTCAAGGGAGGCAGCGCCTACGCGGACATTTATACCGGCGGCGCCGCCGAAACCCATTTCTGTCCGTCCTCGATGGGTTGGGGACCGACTTTGCGCGCCGCCAATCCGCTGGTGATCTTGACCTTTCTGCTCGTCAATATCACCAGCTTTCTACGCGTCGGGGTCCTGTTTCTGCTCGAGTGGGGCCTGTCGTTTATTGATTTTGTGCGCGGTCTGGTCAGCGGCCATGATTTCATGAAAGAGTTAAAATTCATTCCGACACGAGTTGGCATTTCCATCCTGCTGCGTGAACTCTGCGTAATCGGCGGCAAAATCGACATCAGCCGTGGCTTACCCATCATTCATATCAACTTTCTCGGTTACGACGAACAATCGCATCGCCGTGGGCCGCGTTCGCTCTTTGCCCACTGGACATTGAAGGGAATCGACGACGCCGTTGCTCGCCTGTGGCGCGCCGCGAACCATTCCGCCTGGCGACATTACGATGTCTGGGTCTACTCCGATCACGGGCAGGCGCGAGTCCGCCCCTACCACCAAGTTCAAGGGTATCCCCTGGGAGAGGCCGTGAGGGCAGCTTTTGGGGTATTGAACGCAAGCACCCCGGAAATTGACTCGGAAGGCGCGAGCAGTGTGCAGACACAGCGGGTTCGTTTTCTTGGCGGCAACAAGATACAGCGGCTGTTCTCGGTCCTTGGTATCCACGGTGATGAGTCTGACGAGCAGGAACCGGCCGTCACGGCTCTCGGACCCGTAGCCCACGTTTACACACCGCGAAAACTGACTGGTGATGAAAGCGCTTTGGTCGCACGCGAACTGGCGCGCACGCATAAGGTTCCGCTTGTGCTCACGATGGAGGCTCCGGGCAGGTGGTGTGCCCGCGCCGAAGAAGCCGAATACCGCTTTCCGCAAGATTGTGAGGCGTTGTTCGGAGCGAAGCATCCATTCATCGATTCGCTTGGCGAAGACCTGTTGCGACTATGCGAGCACCCGGATGCCGGCGACTTTGTCCTGCTTGGGTGGCGCGAAGGTATCACACCGATCACCTTCGCCGAAGAGAACGGTGGCCACGCCGGCGCAACGCCCGAAGAGACCAATGGGTTTGCATTGCTGCCGATCGACGCTCCCTTGGCTGAACGTCAACATGCCTATCTGCGTCCCACCGATCTTCGCAAGGCGGCGTTCCAGCATCTGCAAAAGCCGGAGCGCAAACCTGTCGCAGCACCTGAACTTGGAGTTGCCACGACAACGGACACTCTTCGTGTCATGACCTACAATGTGCATAGTTGCATAGGCATGGATGGTAAAATCGATGCCGAACGCATCGCCCGGGTGATCGCCCGCGCCAGACCGGACGTGGTGGCCCTGCAGGAATTGGACGTCGGACGCTCACGCACTGCTGGCATGGACCAGGCCCATCTGATCGCCCACTATCTGGAGATGGAGTTTCATTTCCATCCCGCCCTGCACATTGAAGAAGAACGCTATGGCGATGCCATCTTGACGCATCTGCCGCAACGCCTGGTAAAGGCTGGCCCGCTACCGGGCCTTGCCGACAAACCGCATCTGGAACCGCGTGGGGCACTCTGGGTCGCAATCGAGCTGAACGGCATGGAAATTCAGGTCATCAATACTCATCTGGGACTGCATCCGCGTGAACGCATGGAGCAAGTGATGGCTTTGCTCGGCGGTGACTGGCTGGCACACGAACAGTGCCGGGAACCCGTTATTCTGTGCGGCGACTTCAACGCACTGCCTTCATCGGCTGTGTGCCGCCGACTCGCCGGGCGCCTCAAGGACGTACAGATTGAGGCGCCCAGCCACCGCCCCAGAGGCACCTATTCCGGCCGTTTCCCGGCGGTGCGCATCGACCACATCTTTACAAGCCCAGGGCTTGAAGTAACCGGCATCGAGGTCCCTAGTTCGGAGTTGGCGCGCAGCGCCTCCGATCATCTGCCCCTGATTGCCGAAATGCGCTATTCAGGTAGTACAATGTTCTGA
- a CDS encoding c-type cytochrome, protein MNYPMWYLPEIGGGTMIALIAIIHVFVSHFAVGGGLYLVLAERKGIREHDRGILDFTKKHTKFFLLVTMVFGGLTGVAIWFIISLVHPSATSFLIHTFVFAWATEWVFFLVEIVALFIYFYTFGRMDHRNHQIIGWIYFVAAWISLFIINGIIGFMLTPGGWLQDGDFWSGFFNPTFWPALFFRTFVALMMAGSYAFVTTAFIKDATLKRTMTVFSGKWVLGALLAALPSGIWYVSVLPQPAMELVKGASPTISRALSYGTYAIVGILIVSLLLTLTKPARHNGIYATVVMVCAFLFMGSFEWTREGARRPYVLNEIMYSNSIYKKDVERLNTEGFLQNAKWVRIQEFHEESLLEIGQDLFKNQCYACHTIGGFNNDILPRTANMSFPVLVNYLETIHDRRYFMPPFAGTSDELRALATYIYSGLQGKSMASAVLVTGGVAEMSPGEQLFADNCVFCHEAELIKTKTIGWSRDKIRLGMDNLSGLNPAMPDFNGSELEKEHLSDFILALHSPESKVMGTPHHLGESVFETHCSMCHSLTADYNPLLPKIEGWDRMRLRQALDQLDALNPAMPPLQASDEEKDALADYLMEESREVM, encoded by the coding sequence ATGAATTATCCCATGTGGTATCTGCCTGAAATCGGCGGAGGGACAATGATCGCTTTGATCGCGATCATTCATGTCTTTGTTTCTCATTTTGCTGTTGGCGGCGGTCTTTACCTGGTTCTTGCCGAACGCAAGGGAATCAGGGAACACGATCGGGGTATTCTCGACTTCACGAAAAAACACACCAAGTTTTTTCTGCTGGTGACCATGGTTTTCGGCGGGCTGACCGGTGTGGCGATCTGGTTTATCATCTCTCTGGTTCATCCTTCCGCGACGTCTTTTCTGATTCACACCTTTGTCTTTGCCTGGGCCACGGAATGGGTCTTTTTCCTGGTGGAAATCGTGGCCCTGTTTATCTACTTTTACACCTTTGGTCGAATGGATCACCGCAACCACCAGATTATCGGCTGGATTTATTTTGTTGCCGCCTGGATAAGCCTCTTCATCATCAATGGCATTATTGGTTTCATGCTAACGCCTGGAGGATGGCTTCAGGACGGTGACTTCTGGTCAGGCTTCTTTAATCCGACTTTCTGGCCAGCCCTGTTTTTCCGCACCTTTGTCGCCTTGATGATGGCCGGCTCCTATGCTTTCGTAACCACGGCGTTTATCAAGGATGCCACCCTGAAACGCACCATGACGGTTTTTTCTGGTAAATGGGTTCTCGGCGCTCTGCTGGCAGCACTTCCCAGCGGTATCTGGTATGTTTCCGTACTGCCGCAACCTGCCATGGAACTGGTTAAGGGGGCTTCGCCAACGATTTCCCGAGCCCTGTCCTATGGAACCTACGCCATCGTCGGCATCCTGATCGTCAGTCTTCTGCTGACCCTGACCAAACCTGCCCGCCATAATGGCATCTATGCCACCGTCGTCATGGTTTGCGCCTTTTTGTTCATGGGCTCTTTCGAATGGACGCGGGAGGGGGCCAGACGTCCCTATGTTCTCAACGAAATCATGTATTCCAACAGTATTTACAAGAAAGATGTAGAACGTCTGAACACCGAAGGTTTCCTGCAAAACGCCAAATGGGTTCGCATTCAGGAATTTCACGAGGAAAGCTTGCTTGAAATCGGCCAGGATCTCTTCAAAAACCAATGTTATGCCTGTCACACCATCGGCGGTTTTAATAACGACATTCTTCCGCGCACAGCGAACATGAGCTTCCCCGTTCTGGTCAATTATCTGGAAACCATTCACGATCGACGCTATTTCATGCCCCCCTTTGCCGGAACGTCTGACGAGCTGAGGGCTTTGGCGACTTATATCTATAGCGGTCTGCAGGGCAAATCGATGGCATCGGCAGTTCTGGTGACGGGAGGTGTCGCTGAGATGAGTCCCGGTGAGCAACTATTTGCTGACAATTGCGTATTCTGCCATGAGGCGGAGCTGATCAAAACCAAGACGATCGGCTGGTCGCGGGATAAAATCCGCCTGGGCATGGATAACCTGAGTGGCCTCAATCCGGCGATGCCTGACTTCAATGGCTCGGAGTTGGAGAAAGAGCATTTGAGTGATTTCATCCTGGCGCTGCATTCGCCTGAATCGAAAGTTATGGGAACGCCACACCATCTGGGTGAATCCGTCTTCGAGACGCACTGTTCCATGTGCCACAGCCTGACAGCAGACTACAATCCTCTGCTACCAAAAATTGAAGGTTGGGATCGAATGCGCCTGCGCCAGGCCCTCGACCAACTCGATGCCCTGAATCCGGCCATGCCGCCGCTGCAGGCGAGTGACGAGGAAAAGGACGCCTTGGCCGACTATCTTATGGAAGAATCCCGGGAGGTTATGTGA
- a CDS encoding MTH1187 family thiamine-binding protein, with protein MAVVEVSITPLGTATPSVSAFVAGCLEVIRSSGLTYQLTPMGTVIEGDLDDILAVVRQMHESPFESGAVRVSTLIKIDDRRDLPRHTMAGKIRSVEEKL; from the coding sequence ATGGCCGTCGTGGAAGTAAGTATTACGCCATTGGGAACCGCTACTCCCAGCGTGTCTGCCTTTGTTGCCGGATGCCTGGAGGTTATTCGAAGCTCAGGTCTCACCTACCAGTTGACCCCGATGGGGACCGTCATCGAGGGAGACCTGGATGACATTCTGGCTGTCGTCCGGCAGATGCATGAAAGTCCTTTTGAGTCCGGCGCCGTCAGGGTCTCCACTCTCATCAAGATTGATGATCGTCGCGATCTGCCTCGCCACACCATGGCCGGAAAAATACGATCCGTGGAGGAAAAACTCTAA
- a CDS encoding HAD family phosphatase, with protein MLKAVIFDFDGVIVDTEPLHHRAFMEVLSPFGISCTWQEYREHYMGFDDRDGFRAFFKGVGKTLAEADLHHLIDQKAAAFQRIASKGVTPYPGVLELVETLATTLPVALCSGALRSDIDPILDGLGIAHHFSAMVTADDVRHSKPDPESYLLAVARLRKRASLGDSSPGVILAIEDTPAGIDSARGAGLSVLAVSNSYPKSFLESLGVSVVSSLKNVTFRDLNQFAGY; from the coding sequence ATGCTTAAAGCCGTAATTTTTGATTTCGACGGGGTCATCGTGGATACGGAACCTCTGCACCACAGGGCCTTTATGGAGGTACTAAGTCCATTCGGCATCTCCTGCACCTGGCAGGAATATCGCGAACATTATATGGGCTTCGATGACCGGGATGGTTTCCGTGCTTTTTTTAAAGGGGTAGGGAAAACCCTGGCAGAGGCGGACCTGCACCATCTCATCGACCAAAAAGCAGCCGCCTTTCAGCGTATTGCCTCTAAGGGCGTAACCCCTTATCCCGGCGTCCTCGAACTTGTCGAGACGCTGGCTACCACATTGCCTGTTGCCTTGTGCAGCGGCGCTTTGCGTAGTGACATCGATCCTATCCTTGATGGACTTGGAATTGCCCACCATTTTTCCGCCATGGTGACGGCTGACGACGTTCGTCACAGCAAGCCGGATCCGGAAAGCTATCTTCTTGCCGTGGCACGTCTCAGGAAAAGGGCGTCCCTCGGAGATTCCTCCCCTGGTGTCATCCTTGCCATCGAAGATACACCTGCTGGAATCGACTCGGCCAGAGGGGCAGGTCTCTCCGTTCTGGCCGTGTCCAATAGCTATCCGAAATCCTTTTTGGAATCTCTGGGCGTATCGGTCGTTTCATCCCTTAAGAACGTCACATTTCGTGACCTGAACCAATTTGCTGGTTATTGA
- a CDS encoding sulfite exporter TauE/SafE family protein, with the protein MSLFSLHILVTFIVLGSCAGFLAGLLGIGGGVILVPLFLWAFPLAGFHPDIVPHLAFGTSLAIIIPTAVSSTLMHRRHGNVNWHQVVWLVAGGILGAFLGGTVAAFLSGAWLKGLFGGMLMTVALRMFFAKPYLPPERDTVIPRSHLVGVGLVGGGFSAFFGIGGGVIAVPMMVILLQMPAHLAVGCSSALIVVSSLFGALTYVVHGWGHPLLPDFSLGFVNSLVAVIIAPLSILFANLGVRVARKVAHGKLLRAFAFLLIFVGIRMVFKLVFP; encoded by the coding sequence ATGTCTCTTTTCTCCCTCCATATCTTGGTCACCTTTATTGTTCTTGGCTCATGTGCCGGCTTTTTGGCCGGCCTGCTGGGGATTGGCGGTGGCGTGATTTTGGTTCCCCTTTTTCTGTGGGCCTTTCCCTTAGCTGGTTTTCATCCTGACATTGTCCCTCATCTGGCCTTCGGTACTAGCCTGGCCATTATTATTCCTACGGCAGTAAGCAGTACCCTGATGCACCGCCGGCACGGTAACGTCAACTGGCATCAGGTTGTTTGGCTTGTTGCTGGCGGCATCCTGGGGGCTTTTCTTGGCGGCACCGTTGCCGCTTTCCTTTCTGGGGCCTGGCTCAAGGGTCTTTTCGGTGGGATGCTCATGACGGTGGCCTTGCGCATGTTTTTTGCCAAACCTTATCTTCCCCCCGAACGTGACACGGTCATTCCTCGGTCTCACCTTGTGGGGGTCGGTCTTGTTGGCGGTGGTTTCAGTGCCTTTTTCGGGATTGGCGGCGGCGTCATAGCTGTCCCGATGATGGTAATACTGCTTCAGATGCCCGCTCACCTGGCTGTCGGATGTTCCAGCGCTCTTATAGTCGTTTCATCCCTGTTCGGGGCACTTACCTATGTGGTTCATGGTTGGGGTCATCCGCTCCTGCCAGATTTTTCTCTGGGATTCGTCAATTCTCTGGTAGCTGTCATCATAGCACCCCTATCCATTCTCTTTGCCAACCTGGGGGTTCGGGTTGCCCGCAAGGTTGCCCATGGTAAACTCTTAAGGGCTTTTGCCTTTCTCCTGATTTTTGTTGGGATTCGCATGGTTTTTAAGCTGGTGTTCCCGTAG
- the amrB gene encoding AmmeMemoRadiSam system protein B translates to MVRRPAVAGQFYPGSSHELKTLLERLVPEQSQKVDALGIVSPHAGYLYSGAIAGKTFAEVSIPSNVIILGPNHHGYGHEAAIYSSGAWETPLGKTPVDSTLVAEILESCDGFSADELAHRFEHSLEVQLPFIQYLAPAASIVPICIGHVTLNTLLSLGEALGEVISRHGQDILMVASSDMTHYETGKSARVKDSMAIEKILEIDPVGLYRTVTDNRISMCGVMPVTLMLAAAKKAGAQKARLVQYGNSGDVTGDQSEVVGYAGLIIERGDTTG, encoded by the coding sequence ATGGTTCGTCGTCCCGCCGTTGCCGGACAGTTTTATCCGGGTAGCTCCCATGAGCTGAAGACACTTCTTGAACGCCTGGTCCCCGAACAAAGCCAAAAGGTCGACGCCTTGGGGATTGTTTCTCCCCATGCCGGCTACTTATATTCGGGTGCCATCGCCGGGAAAACCTTTGCCGAGGTCAGCATCCCCTCCAACGTCATTATTCTGGGGCCGAACCATCACGGATATGGTCATGAAGCCGCTATCTATTCGAGTGGCGCCTGGGAGACCCCCCTGGGGAAGACGCCGGTAGACTCCACCCTGGTCGCTGAAATTTTGGAGTCTTGTGATGGTTTTTCCGCGGATGAACTGGCCCATCGTTTTGAACATTCTCTGGAAGTCCAACTCCCTTTTATCCAATATCTGGCTCCCGCTGCGTCTATTGTGCCCATCTGTATTGGTCACGTTACCCTGAACACGCTTCTTTCCCTGGGGGAGGCCCTGGGGGAAGTTATCAGCCGTCATGGTCAGGATATTCTGATGGTGGCAAGTTCGGATATGACGCACTACGAAACCGGCAAATCTGCCCGCGTCAAGGATTCGATGGCCATTGAAAAAATACTGGAAATCGACCCCGTCGGCCTCTATCGTACGGTCACCGATAACCGGATCAGCATGTGCGGAGTCATGCCTGTCACCCTCATGCTGGCTGCGGCTAAAAAGGCTGGAGCGCAAAAGGCTCGCCTCGTTCAGTATGGCAATTCGGGGGATGTCACCGGAGACCAGTCGGAGGTTGTTGGTTACGCCGGTTTAATCATCGAGCGCGGTGACACAACCGGATAA